A genomic region of Populus nigra chromosome 11, ddPopNigr1.1, whole genome shotgun sequence contains the following coding sequences:
- the LOC133668248 gene encoding uncharacterized protein LOC133668248 isoform X1, with product MDSTIRIGSSILLPISSSSSSSPKSSNIQRNDKIGYGFQFSGNGCITKISAITPNGSVFPSASSHGESSSMGDVHRRRSSLESLFCYDKPIPEERIEEPVGVSLAAKVIGDNPRCTDCQAKGAVLCTTCSGSGLYVDSIMESQGIIVKVRCLGCGGTGNIMCSECGGLGHLGPK from the exons ATGGATTCTACAATTAGAATTGGGTCATCAATACTCTTGCCCatttcttcttcgtcttcttcttcaccAAAATCATCAAATATACAGAGGAATGATAAGATTGGATATGGGTTTCAATTCAGTGGAAATGGGTGCATCACAAAAATATCTGCCATCACTCCTAATGGCTCTGTTTTTCCTTCTGCTTCTTCTCATGGG GAGTCAAGTTCAATGGGAGATGTGCATAGAAGAAGAAGCAGTCTTGAATCTCTGTTTTGTTACGATAAGCCTATACCAGAGGAGAGAATTGAGGAGCCCGTAGGTGTTTCGTTGGCTGCAAAAGTAATTGGAGATAATCCTCGGTGCACTGATTGCCAAGCCAAAGGCGCTGTTCTCTGCACCACATGCTCTGGTTCTGGCTTATATGTTGACTCTATAATGGAAAGCCAGGGCATCATTGTCAAGGTCAGGTGCTTAG GTTGTGGTGGGACAGGGAACATCATGTGCTCAGAATGTGGTGGCCTAGGTCATCTTGGACCCAAGTaa
- the LOC133668248 gene encoding uncharacterized protein LOC133668248 isoform X2: MDSTIRIGSSILLPISSSSSSSPKSSNIQRNDKIGYGFQFSGNGCITKISAITPNGSVFPSASSHGESSSMGDVHRRRSSLESLFCYDKPIPEERIEEPVGVSLAAKVIGDNPRCTDCQAKGAVLCTTCSGSGLYVDSIMESQGIIVKVVVGQGTSCAQNVVA; encoded by the exons ATGGATTCTACAATTAGAATTGGGTCATCAATACTCTTGCCCatttcttcttcgtcttcttcttcaccAAAATCATCAAATATACAGAGGAATGATAAGATTGGATATGGGTTTCAATTCAGTGGAAATGGGTGCATCACAAAAATATCTGCCATCACTCCTAATGGCTCTGTTTTTCCTTCTGCTTCTTCTCATGGG GAGTCAAGTTCAATGGGAGATGTGCATAGAAGAAGAAGCAGTCTTGAATCTCTGTTTTGTTACGATAAGCCTATACCAGAGGAGAGAATTGAGGAGCCCGTAGGTGTTTCGTTGGCTGCAAAAGTAATTGGAGATAATCCTCGGTGCACTGATTGCCAAGCCAAAGGCGCTGTTCTCTGCACCACATGCTCTGGTTCTGGCTTATATGTTGACTCTATAATGGAAAGCCAGGGCATCATTGTCAAG GTTGTGGTGGGACAGGGAACATCATGTGCTCAGAATGTGGTGGCCTAG